The region AGTAGGCGTAGGCTACACCTGCACTTACGGCTGCCGCTGCGTAGCCAATGAAGGTTGTTACAACGTGGAACAGTAGCCAGTTACTCTGGAGCGCGGGAACGAGGGGTTGGGCTTCCTCGCTGAAGCCGAGGATTTGGGTTGAGAGCTCCCCTATGAGGGCCAAGGGGATTACGAACATCCCGAAGGCCTTGTTCTTGTACTTCCACTCAAAGAGCAGGTAGAGGAGAACTGCGGTCCAGCCAAAGAGCATGAGGGATTCGTACATGTTGGTGAAGGGGGCGTACTTGTAGAAGGCGGTCCAGTCGGAGACCATGTTCACCCGGGCTTTCTCTATACCCCTCAGGATGAAACCGGCTCCCTGGATGATTACGCCGAGCCAGGCAAAGCCCGTGGCCAGCTTAGACGACCACGAAGACTTGGAGAAGGTGTAGATGGTGTAGAAGAGAAACGCCAGGAAGTAGGCAACCATTCCGGCGTTAAACAGCGTTACCGAGGTGATTGTCATGACTCATCCTCCTTAGGGGTATTTTGGCAGTATGAAGACTTTAAAACCCCTAAGACCTTCTCCAAGTCTTGGGCCAGCCCCTCTGTTCCTTTATTTGTAAGGCCTCCTATTACAAGCCTCGTTTTCTCTTCACCCTTCTTCTCTATTCTCGCCCACACTCTCCTGTGGGGAACGAAGAAGGCGACTATAAGTCCCACTATTAATATTGTGCTGCCCACCCATACTATCCAAGTTCCCGGGTCTTTGGATACCTGGAGTCCGGTGTAGAAGACTGGCTTGAAGTCTACAACCGAGAAGAGCTTGTCGGTTCCCGGAACTCTGTAGAACATGAAGGGCCTTATTGTGGCGTCTTGGACCTTTCCGTTCTCTATCAGCTCAACGCCCAGGGTTCCGGTGTTACCGTCGAGGCTGACTATTCTCAGGTAAACGCCTTTACCGAACTTCACAGGTTGGCCGAAGGCCACACCCACCAGTTTTTCGTGGCCTTTGGTGTCCCTTACCCTCAGGAAGGCCTCTCCCTGCCCGTAGCTTGCCTGGTAGAAGTAGATGCCCCTGTACTTTAGGGGCTTGTTAACTTCTATCGTTTTCCTTAGAACGGGTTTACCGTTCTCTATGATGGTTAGGTCGGAGATGTAGGCTTTCGGCATTCCAGAGGGGTAGAAGTCTATTTTGAACTTGTTGCACTTAACGTAGAAGGGCAGCTCTATTATTTTGGGGCCCGAGAAGAAGCTTACGAGGTTGCTTGCCGTTCCCTCTGCAAGGTTCATGTAGCCCCTGTAGCCGAATATGGCGGTTACGAGCCCGCCGATGAGAACGACCAGAACTCCCAGGTGGACTATGTACACGCCGAACCGGGCGAATACGTGTTTATCGGCGAATACGTGGATTTCGTTTTCGGTCTCTTTGGCCACTTCTACTTTGTATTTCAGCTGTTTTAGGGCTTCTATTACCTTCTCTTTTACTGCCTGAGCGGGTGCCGATAGGGTTATGGAGTGGGAGACCCTGAGGCTCTTTTCATACCCCGGAGGAAGCGTTTTCCGGGGCTCCATGGCCACTTTCCAGATTTTCGGGAGCCTCTTTATTGAGCAGACAATCAGGTTTATGGCAAGGA is a window of Thermovibrio ammonificans HB-1 DNA encoding:
- the ccsB gene encoding c-type cytochrome biogenesis protein CcsB, with translation MTITSVTLFNAGMVAYFLAFLFYTIYTFSKSSWSSKLATGFAWLGVIIQGAGFILRGIEKARVNMVSDWTAFYKYAPFTNMYESLMLFGWTAVLLYLLFEWKYKNKAFGMFVIPLALIGELSTQILGFSEEAQPLVPALQSNWLLFHVVTTFIGYAAAAVSAGVAYAYFAKRDDTTAKDWAVVFVTTWFIFFFIIYSAYRENVPLFLAVSAVAAAIFCGILYLIKKTGVSKIFPSTQLMEQIMYQSVAVGFVFLTIGIILGAVWAKYAWGGYWSWDPKETWSLITWLVYAAYLHARYIKGLSGKPLAYFTIVGFLSVIFTYYGVNLIIPGLHSYAQ
- the resB gene encoding cytochrome c biogenesis protein ResB, with translation MFKAIYDFFSSVKLAIVLLLTLAVTSIVGTIIEQQQNPEKYLMEYGETTYKIMKFLGFTDVYHSWWYISLLTLLAINLIVCSIKRLPKIWKVAMEPRKTLPPGYEKSLRVSHSITLSAPAQAVKEKVIEALKQLKYKVEVAKETENEIHVFADKHVFARFGVYIVHLGVLVVLIGGLVTAIFGYRGYMNLAEGTASNLVSFFSGPKIIELPFYVKCNKFKIDFYPSGMPKAYISDLTIIENGKPVLRKTIEVNKPLKYRGIYFYQASYGQGEAFLRVRDTKGHEKLVGVAFGQPVKFGKGVYLRIVSLDGNTGTLGVELIENGKVQDATIRPFMFYRVPGTDKLFSVVDFKPVFYTGLQVSKDPGTWIVWVGSTILIVGLIVAFFVPHRRVWARIEKKGEEKTRLVIGGLTNKGTEGLAQDLEKVLGVLKSSYCQNTPKEDES